ATCATGTTTCGACTATAAAACAAACTCACGTTTGTCAAAACCCTACTCCTCACATAACCCAGTGTTTTAAAAGACATTGTGATGTTAGTtatatagtatttttttttcgcGTACTGACTATTAAACATGCTTCCGTCTCTgacatattgaaatgaaaaatgaggTGTATGATGTTAATCTTTCGGTCTAAACAACAGACAGATACCCTAACAATAGAGGCTTGTAATTAGTCTAGTTAACTGTacataattatgattttaacttataatgtacagaaaaaaataactgtaataGAACCTAAATAAGGACTGATTATTATTCATTATGAggataaaataaaacacaatataaaactgtttatATCAGTCGTGAGCGTATTTAGATACAATACAATTATATGTAatacaataaaagaaaaaacataacaatatacaatataataccatataataaaatattatgatacaaaacaatacaaaagaatacaatacaatataataccatatcataaaatacaatcggatacaaaacaatacaataccatacaatataatacaatatgatACAAGACAATgcaaaacaatataatacaataagatacaaTAGAATACCATACAATATCATATAGTAGGATACAGAACAATACAATTTGATATGatacaaaacatttcaatacaataccatacagacaatataatacagtacagaaaatataatacaataaaatatgatacacacaatacaataccttaaaataaacaatttggATACAATTCAATATAAAACTATTCATATCACAGTTATATTTCTGTATAATgaatgtacataaaatatataacatggatcaataaatcaatatccAAACCAACACATGATTTGATATATCTCTCAGGAAGTGTATAATACGTTAAAGTAAATTTTCACAGAATACAGACAATGGATAATAAtcgttatgatgatgatatactTACAACTCTGGTTTCCTGAACGGATCTCTGTTTGCAtgcacgtacatatatatatgaaaacagaTTAATATGTGTGGAATATCAACACAAATAATTCAACGTTCATGTTTCTCAGAGAAATGGGATCAAAATTAATAGGCAATATTCTACGGCTATGGCTATCACTACTTCCATTACTTTATTTCGCTACCATTGCAAAGGGAGAAGGTAAGTATCCATAGTTACCATTGTAAAGGGAGAAGGTAAGTATCAATAGTTATCATTGTAAAGGGAGAAGGTAAGTATCCATAGTTACCATTGTAAAGGGAGAAGGTAAGTATCAATAGTTACCATTGTAAAGGGAGAAGGTAAGTATCAATAGTTATCATTGTAAAGGGAGAAGGTAAGAATCCATAGTTACCATTGTAAAGGGAGAAGGTAAGTATCCATAGTTACCATTGTAAAGGGAGAAGGTAAGTATCCATAGTTACCATTGTAAAGGGAGAAGGTAAGTATCAATAGTTATCATTGTAAAGGGAGAAGGTAAGAATCCATAGTTACCATTGTAAAGGGAGAAGGTAAGTATCAATAGTTACCATTGTAAAGGGAGAAGGTAAGTATCCATAGTTATCATTGTAAAGGGAGAAGGTAAGTATCCATAGTTACCATTGTAAAGGGAGAAGGTAAGTATCAATAGTTATCATTGTAAAGGGAGAAGGTAAGTATCCATAGTTACCATTGTAAAGGGAGAAGGTAAGTATCCATAGTTACCATTGTAAAGGTAGAAGGTAAGTATCCATAGTTATCATTGTAAAGGGAGAAGGTAAGTATCAATAGTTACCATTGTAAAGGGAGAAGGTAAGTATCAATAGTTACCATTGTAAAGGGAGAAGGTAAGTATCAATAGTTACCATTGTAAAGGGAGAAGGTAAGTATCCGTAGTTACCATTGTAAAGGGAGAAGGTAAGTATCCATAGCTACCATTGTAAAGGGAGACGGTAAGTATCCATAGTTACCATTGTAAAGGGAGAAGGTAAGTATCAATAGTTATCATTGTAAAGGGAGAAGGTAAGTATCCATAGTTACCATTGTAAAGGGAGAAGGTAAGTATCCATAGTTTCCATTGTAAAGGTAGAAGGTAAGTATCCATAGTTATCATTGTAAAGGGAGAAGGTAAGTATCAATAGTTACCATTGTAAAGGGAGAAGGTAAGTATCAATAGTTACCATTGTAAAGGGAGAAGGTAAGTATCCGTAGTTACCATTGTAAAGGGAGAAGGTAAGTATCCATAGCTACCATTGTAAAGGGAGACGGTAAGTATCCATAGTTACCATTGTAAAGGGAGAAGGTAAGAATCCATAGTTACCATTGTAAAGGGAGAAGGTAAGAATCCATAGTTACCATTGTAAAGCGTGAAGGTGTCAATAGTTACCATTGTAGAGGGAGAAGGTAAGAATCCATAGTTACCATTGTAAAGGGAGAAGGTAAGTATCCGTAGTTACCATTGTAAAGCGTGAAGGTGTCAATAGTTACCATTGTAGAGGGAGAAGGTAAGTATCCATAGTTACCATTGTAAAGGGAGAAGGTAAATTGCCATTGCtcttttattgttattgtttatgtatataagTCCCCGGTAGGTGTATAGTTACAAAAATGATAGTAAGAGTATAGCTTTAGTGCATTTGACAGATCCAGGTTGATAAATAAATGAGTTAAAACAGACCAAGGTTTaccatttgtttatttacagatgTCCCCGGTAAGAGTATAGCTTTGGTACACTGAGTAGACTCAGACTAGTAAGATTTGTTAAGAGGATACCAAGGTTTATAgttaacatttatttaatttaagcTGTCCTCGGTAAGAGTATAACTAGAATAGTGATTTGAGCAGGGTATATATGGTATAGCATTTTAgaataaacacatatttttttaatttttaagatTTGACTACTAAAAGTGTATTTTATTGTCTGTATCATATCGCATTGTATCATTGTAatgcattgtattgtataacaatGTTAACAGTGTTCAAATCTGTCTCGATGGAGAATAAACTCATGATTCCCTGATTTATCAACGACTCGCCTAATAAGCTTATCATTGTCAAAATTACCATCGATACTCCATGGGTACGTTCAGTTTCACTCCCAACAAAATCGAAGGCACATATATAGCTTTTATTGGCGCCGGGGAAAACCCGAGTAGTCGATAAACTCTTGCATTTAATTGAAGATTACAAAAGAGCAACAGCCAAGTTGAACGTAATTTTACAGTATGGCGACCTAGATCCTCTTAGTCTTTCTGTTTTATCCACAAGGTGGCGATTGGTGAGTTTCTTCCATATACCAGGTATGAGGGTGAATGTAACCCTGAAGTATCGATGATTGAAAATCTGAATAATTGATAATAAGTGAAATCAGATATATAATGACTAACGTCTTTTAAAGTAACTTGTACAATTTTGATGTTATTTCAGTGACATGCAGTCATGTTGATGCTTACAACAAAAACCAAGTGGTACTTGCAAATGCTCGATGTTACCATTTAGCGCAAGATGCAATTTCTTGGAATGATGCTGTCACGAGTTGTCATTCTAATAACGGTACACTAGCCAGTATTCCGAATGCCACAGTTAATGCTGCCCTGATAAAACGCGCAGTTAACCTGGACTACAATAACTTGGCCAATGTATCGTTTTATTGGATCGGAGGTAGAGTGAATTCCTCAGAAACAGGCGTTACCTGGCTGCAAGGTATTGTAAATATGCTAACTTTAGCACTAATTTTTACCAGTGTTTTAGCCCTTTCTGTCTTGAAAGCACtccgctaaattatgattgcgttATAGTAAGTGGTATGCATCCTTATAACAATGATGAGTTCGACAATCAGAACGATTCAAATGTAACTTACAGAGGTATGGCCTTTTATATTTTATGCCATTGGGCcttgtgaacacgataactTAAATAGATATTAacacttaaatatatattaacagatTTTCATGAGCAGAGGAGTTTAACAATCGATCATATTCAAAATAGAATAGAGAGCTATGGTCCGTTGTATTTTTCATTGCCATCGGATCAATATTAACAGATTTACATGGAACTTGGTATGCAGTCATATACATTACCTCAGTCTACTTTCAAGAtcacaggtgtcaaatatgTTAAGTCTTAGTTTAAAAgccaaattatttttttaaagtaaaacaagTACATATCAACTCCGGCGATCGATAAGGCCAAGGTTATCTCTCAATATATCAAAAACAGTTCCTACGTTCcctatacatataatacaaagtGTAGAATATTACACTGAGGATCAGTCTAAATATATACAGCTTCCGTACCAACCACACTAACTATTCCGGACATTGATTACACACAGATCCAGGTACTGGGTACTCGGCCTTAAGTGAGGACGAACCTCATGGATCTGGGGAACACGGCTGCCTTGTATTAGACCCAGGGAAAGAAGGATGGGCCACGGACGTGTGTGAGGCGGAACTTGAACTCGTCGGGTACATATGTGAATATCCGAGTAGACGTAAGTGGTGGTATAGTATTACAACTGAGTTAAGCTAACAGGAAATAGTCTGGCAAAGCATTCGCTAAtacatatacactgttaatatgtagcctgatagacATTCTCCAGAAGTTCATACggattttgattaaaacatTCTTCAGAAGTTCATATGGATTTTGATTAAAACAAGTATTTAATTTTactcatttcatttatttacagCATTACAAGCGTTACACTCTGGACGTGAACCCGTTCTAAACCTAGGCGTTCAATCAGGGCTTACTTGTTGTAACAAAGCAGGTGAGATATGCCTCATTGGATCTAgattattttaaacataacGTTATGATACCAATTATCctagaatagaaataaaaatcCCCCATAACCCCCCCTTGTATAcacaaaatttatttaaatacatatgtttatCAAATGGAAAATAGAGAAATATCCTCTGATATCATTTTACTTGACAGAACCCTAACTGGAACTGCCAGTTGGGTGACCACATTTGAAAATCACATATCAATCTGTTTCTTTCCCTCTTGTGTGAAGTATTTCTTAAACACAACGAATACCGGTCGTTTCTTTAGAGCCAGAATGGTTGTGGTCATAATCTAGGTAGAAATGGCAATGGAAGTCTGTAAAGTACATTTATCAACCAACTCGGACTATCTTACCTAACATGAAACAATCCGAAACCTAGCACTTCCTTGATTAGTAGGTCAATATAATTCTGATTTTGATACATCTAAAGGGCAATAACCACGGGTCTGTGTCAAATGTTACACTTTGATTTTATTGgttatacagttttcatcaatCACTTATTATTCTGAACGTTTGAGCTTCTCTCAGTCTATCGTCCTCCGCCGTAGTAAATGTTCTAATATGTATTAATAAGATGTCACACGTTTCTTATTTGGTACGATATAATTAGATGACAAATTTCGCTGTTTTGTATCTTATGTTGAAAACCCCTATTTTCTCATCAATAGAAACGACATTATTTCAGTTGTTGTATTAAAATCAATGCcacattatttatattttcatacaatAAGATGCTTATTAtgcatttttctttttcaggaATTGTCTTTCTTTGTCTCATTACCTCTATCATTACACGCCGCCTTGTCGAAGAATTTTAATGGACGCTTCGAGTTTTAACTCATTAGTAGTACGGAAGTGAACTGCAAATAAAACTaacaaaagaaacaaagaaGACTTCCTCTGATTTAGATAAAAGAAAGCTTGCAGTCTACAATGCCAGAAGGAAAAGAAACAACGTTTTTCTCATCGCAATATACAATGGTCATGTTACGACGTTGTCATCACGTGAGAGATAATGTGACGACGACGTCATCACGTGATAGATACTGTGACGACGGCGTCATCATGTGATAGATACTGTGACGACGGCGTCATCACGTGATAGATACTTTGACGACGACGTCATCACATGATGGGCCCAGACAACTCCGCCAAAGATGTTTTTTTCAAAGTCTTCGGCAGAGGATATATAAGACAAGACCAACAGTACCTGCTGTCTATAATCTTGTACAAACTATTTCGTCGTACTCCCAGATTTTAACGACGTAAAACTGTGTTGATGAGAGTACACGCGTCGGTTGTCGCGATATAACTCAATAACATAAAATAGATGTTAATGTTAATGCTTAACATTTAATCTATTCCCTGCCCCCCAAAAAGGCTTTACTGTTGAACTCTTTTCTACGCTGCTCCATccgccaatcaaaagcgacgttatATACGGCGacgtcattttttttatgttatggacTGAAAACTTAAATTTCTAAgtcaatgaaaatgaaaataattgttacaaacaagattgaattattttaaaataacaaaattttaagCATGTATGTATTAAAACCTGTTGTCgaaaatattgcaatatatcgGGTGAAAAGATAACATACACTAGACAATTACATTGTACTTTAATCACCAATAAATCTTCTATTCGTGTTGTCACGTGAAGTGTTGCCTTTGTAAGTAACCTTCAATAGATGTTTATGTACAAGAAATTGTGCAACACTGGGAACCAAACGGAGGGGTTCTCGATGGTTTTTGCTAAAAAAACcagttgtttgaatattatttcGCTCAGAAGAAccagaaattaattaaaaatgaaCCACACAGCATGTTCGTCCTTCTGTAACATATGAGTGATGCACAGGGTCTAAAGTGTTGGTACCTAGGTGACAGATAACCATTCCAAGATTTGTTTATATACTTTTCTAATTCACTAAAATAGAGTGCGCAGTTTGTACAATAGCGTCCGTGCGAGATATAATTGGTACACAGTTTATTTTTTCCCAACGTTTTGGT
This genomic stretch from Pecten maximus chromosome 16, xPecMax1.1, whole genome shotgun sequence harbors:
- the LOC117344967 gene encoding uncharacterized protein LOC117344967, with protein sequence MFLREMGSKLIGNILRLWLSLLPLLYFATIAKGEVTCSHVDAYNKNQVVLANARCYHLAQDAISWNDAVTSCHSNNGTLASIPNATVNAALIKRAVNLDYNNLANVSFYWIGGRVNSSETGVTWLQDPGTGYSALSEDEPHGSGEHGCLVLDPGKEGWATDVCEAELELVGYICEYPSRPLQALHSGREPVLNLGVQSGLTCCNKAGIVFLCLITSIITRRLVEEF